The following are from one region of the Candidatus Hydrogenedentota bacterium genome:
- a CDS encoding exosortase system-associated protein, TIGR04073 family, with the protein MNLKRVSTLVIVAALLAAVFASVAPVQAQSYDPDVDLPKPTGLEKSLTKFGRGLSNIMFGWAEIPMTFDKNLKKGKPLGYLVGVAPVLGTARAVMRTGTGVFESVSFPFSDKSVNYEAVLEPEYIF; encoded by the coding sequence GTGAATCTGAAACGAGTGAGCACGCTGGTCATCGTGGCGGCCCTGCTGGCCGCGGTCTTCGCGTCGGTTGCGCCGGTCCAGGCCCAGTCCTATGATCCGGACGTGGACCTGCCGAAGCCGACGGGGCTGGAGAAGTCCCTGACCAAGTTCGGCCGCGGCCTGTCGAACATCATGTTCGGCTGGGCCGAGATTCCGATGACCTTCGACAAGAACCTCAAGAAGGGCAAGCCCCTCGGCTACCTCGTGGGTGTCGCCCCCGTGCTCGGCACCGCGCGCGCCGTCATGCGCACGGGCACCGGCGTGTTCGAGTCGGTCAGTTTCCCCTTCTCCGACAAGAGCGTGAACTACGAGGCCGTCCTCGAGCCCGAGTACATCTTCTAA